A window of Leclercia adecarboxylata contains these coding sequences:
- the dcm gene encoding DNA (cytosine-5-)-methyltransferase translates to MAKNEALMIPNHKAAKLSELDMMIVNSVPPGGNWKNIPLDVPSKRIEQIRESYAQGKGSRSTYYGRLLPDMPAYTINTYFNRPGNGCHIHYEQNRVLSQREAARLQSFPDDFIFCGGQTAVNTQIGNAVPPFLAFLIAKEIERAIGNTGYYVDLFSGAGGLGLGFKWAGWTPLLANDIEEKYLQTYSRNVHEEVICGSISDDENFSKIITKLSGIKKTYSDKQLWILGGPPCQGFSTAGNARTMDDPRNSLFMHYKSLLDQIKPNGFIFENVAGLLNMEKGKVFERVKEELSSTMKTMNGWVLNSEHYAIPQRRKRVILVGSNDPLFSIEPPKKITEQKDSWVSVKHALSDLPPLLHGEDGIGKYYIHQPENDYQLFMRGYITASEYYNRNVKPSF, encoded by the coding sequence ATGGCTAAAAATGAAGCATTAATGATTCCCAATCATAAGGCTGCAAAGCTAAGTGAACTGGATATGATGATTGTTAATTCGGTACCGCCAGGCGGTAACTGGAAAAACATTCCTTTAGATGTACCATCTAAAAGAATAGAGCAAATTCGGGAAAGCTATGCACAAGGAAAAGGAAGCCGTTCAACCTACTACGGTAGATTACTTCCAGATATGCCTGCATATACTATTAATACTTATTTTAACCGGCCTGGAAATGGTTGTCATATCCACTATGAGCAAAATCGTGTCCTATCCCAGAGAGAAGCAGCAAGATTGCAATCATTCCCAGATGATTTTATTTTCTGTGGAGGGCAAACAGCAGTTAATACCCAAATTGGTAATGCCGTACCTCCCTTTTTGGCTTTTTTGATTGCGAAAGAAATAGAGAGAGCCATAGGTAATACTGGTTACTATGTCGATTTGTTTTCTGGGGCAGGGGGGCTTGGCTTAGGATTCAAATGGGCTGGATGGACTCCATTATTAGCTAATGATATTGAGGAAAAATATCTACAAACATATTCAAGAAATGTTCATGAAGAAGTTATTTGCGGAAGTATTTCTGATGATGAAAATTTCTCAAAAATAATAACTAAATTATCAGGAATCAAAAAAACATATTCTGATAAACAATTGTGGATACTGGGGGGGCCTCCATGTCAAGGATTTTCTACGGCAGGAAATGCAAGAACAATGGATGATCCAAGAAACTCACTCTTCATGCATTATAAATCCCTCTTGGATCAGATAAAACCAAACGGTTTTATTTTTGAAAATGTTGCAGGTCTGTTGAATATGGAAAAAGGCAAGGTGTTTGAAAGGGTTAAAGAAGAACTATCATCAACCATGAAAACTATGAATGGGTGGGTATTAAACTCTGAACATTATGCAATTCCTCAACGCCGAAAAAGAGTTATATTAGTAGGTTCAAACGATCCTTTATTTTCAATCGAACCTCCGAAAAAAATAACAGAGCAAAAGGATTCTTGGGTTTCTGTTAAACATGCATTATCTGACCTTCCTCCTTTACTGCATGGAGAAGATGGAATTGGTAAATACTATATCCATCAACCTGAAAATGACTATCAACTGTTCATGAGAGGTTATATCACTGCTTCAGAGTATTATAACAGGAATGTAAAGCCCTCTTTTTAA
- a CDS encoding Alw26I/Eco31I/Esp3I family type II restriction endonuclease, with protein MKIAKIVVVPDFDKIISDYKSNHSDQNIMKKNVKPKYGDAAFLAYSQKIVMHPNYAGMPDPFGEKGEIQWEAPSNRASGKFKHTHQRRYEWWKNKAKSIGINPDTENAWISKTAKIIHPFGVKPCKKCGKEMELSYSYPNEHFFSRVKKLNYIDETFELSQNEHIIDLLTRLDDRFGEKIYSDLSYLFSTKFIITPELPNNLEAWIEYLKEQYIPQESRMLSPGAMANPPDRFDGFHSFNRCCRSTADKGRTKENLKSYVTDRRVFEYWVDGDWVAADRLMGQVRTNDIFIKEECLNTGNGGLHPMPCQADHIGPISLGFSHRPQFQLLCKSCNSAKNNRMYLSDITSLLEAENEGHTVISWFAEEVWNRLKHSVDDTEKALRLSKILRDNRHTYMNLLKKILDQGYYTFLASLLHLEVANYTPEFEGLYISKHVTYFKAIKRLKRETKYTIVQKARRIRIAFASLNDYHRKESRNAFIVSNELSDNYFTEALDNLQSLSTVTNSLDERIAGIMSENSNSENEFKDIILELQEILTKNQQEFNIILKNLMSGMSEIGKELELSWTSDRYVRSSPDEVIE; from the coding sequence ATGAAAATTGCAAAAATTGTTGTTGTTCCGGATTTTGATAAAATAATTAGCGACTACAAAAGTAACCACTCAGACCAAAATATAATGAAAAAAAATGTAAAACCTAAATATGGTGATGCGGCATTTTTAGCGTATTCCCAAAAAATAGTTATGCATCCAAATTATGCTGGAATGCCAGACCCTTTTGGGGAAAAAGGTGAGATTCAATGGGAAGCCCCATCAAATAGGGCATCAGGAAAATTTAAGCACACTCATCAACGACGCTATGAATGGTGGAAAAATAAAGCAAAAAGCATCGGGATAAATCCCGATACTGAAAATGCATGGATTAGTAAAACAGCTAAAATAATTCATCCATTTGGAGTTAAACCCTGCAAAAAATGCGGTAAAGAAATGGAATTGTCTTACTCTTATCCCAACGAACATTTCTTTTCTCGGGTTAAAAAACTTAATTATATCGATGAGACTTTTGAGCTATCTCAAAACGAACACATAATCGATCTTTTAACACGCTTGGATGATCGTTTTGGTGAAAAAATATACTCAGACTTATCATATTTATTTTCTACAAAATTTATCATAACGCCTGAACTACCAAACAATCTCGAAGCATGGATTGAGTATCTGAAAGAACAATACATACCTCAAGAATCTCGCATGCTAAGCCCTGGAGCTATGGCAAACCCTCCAGACCGTTTTGATGGATTCCATTCATTTAACCGCTGTTGTCGCTCTACTGCTGATAAAGGAAGAACTAAAGAAAATCTTAAATCCTATGTTACTGATCGAAGAGTTTTCGAATATTGGGTTGACGGTGATTGGGTTGCTGCTGATAGGCTAATGGGCCAAGTTAGAACAAATGATATTTTTATTAAAGAAGAATGCTTGAATACAGGGAATGGAGGGTTACACCCTATGCCTTGCCAAGCAGACCATATTGGCCCGATATCACTAGGATTTTCCCATCGTCCTCAATTTCAACTACTTTGTAAATCATGTAATAGTGCCAAAAATAATCGAATGTATTTAAGCGATATAACCTCTTTATTAGAAGCTGAGAATGAAGGGCATACAGTTATTTCATGGTTCGCAGAGGAGGTATGGAATCGTCTGAAACACTCTGTAGATGATACTGAAAAAGCCTTAAGACTAAGTAAAATACTACGTGATAACAGACATACGTACATGAACCTCCTTAAAAAAATACTTGATCAAGGTTATTATACTTTCCTTGCGAGTCTTTTACATCTTGAAGTAGCTAATTATACTCCAGAATTTGAAGGGTTATATATTTCAAAGCATGTAACTTATTTTAAAGCAATAAAAAGATTAAAACGTGAAACAAAATATACAATTGTGCAAAAAGCAAGAAGAATAAGAATAGCATTTGCTTCATTGAATGATTATCATAGAAAAGAAAGTAGGAATGCATTTATAGTATCAAATGAATTGTCTGATAATTACTTTACTGAAGCCTTGGATAACCTACAATCATTAAGCACAGTTACAAACAGCTTAGATGAAAGAATAGCCGGAATAATGTCCGAGAATTCAAATTCAGAAAACGAGTTCAAAGACATCATTTTGGAGCTACAAGAAATACTTACAAAAAATCAACAAGAATTCAATATAATATTAAAAAACCTAATGTCAGGGATGAGTGAAATAGGAAAGGAATTAGAATTATCTTGGACAAGTGATCGTTATGTTCGCTCAAGCCCTGATGAGGTAATAGAATAA
- a CDS encoding McrC family protein, producing the protein MGEVISVFEYDLLGSGKAASVGAKLVPQQVFDYLETLSLTSDQGSQFLKLTSRSGFKLLQVQNYAGMLSTPHGIQLEILPKIGKNLTAASARETFITMLSHLPGFRHIQTQQATLQAQRMPLLEIFISQFLQSVSQLLKQGLRSDYVSEQGNLAFMKGKLMLSAQLRHNAVNRHKFCVDYDEYMPDCAANRLLHSTLDKLLSLKLSSENQRWLYELRFAFDGIQLSRDVESDMNSLRIERGMTHYSEPMAWAQLILRGMSPSALQGNTKAISLLFPMEAVFESFVAQTLPYELPSHLKVFPQAATYSLVKHGLKDCFKLRPDLLIQSRQPIQTKMVMDTKWKLVNSNEQKKSLYGLAQSDFYQMFAYGQTYLDGSGEMYLIYPAHDDFSQPIPQHFAFSDTLKLWVAPYRITAKRGEKMMWASDVFSISLRS; encoded by the coding sequence ATGGGTGAAGTTATCTCAGTTTTTGAATATGACCTGCTGGGGAGTGGAAAAGCGGCTTCAGTTGGCGCAAAGCTGGTGCCTCAACAGGTCTTTGATTATTTAGAAACACTTAGCCTAACAAGTGATCAAGGAAGCCAGTTTCTCAAACTCACCTCTCGTTCAGGTTTCAAATTGCTGCAGGTGCAAAACTACGCAGGGATGCTTTCTACGCCTCACGGTATCCAGCTTGAGATACTGCCCAAGATTGGTAAAAACCTCACGGCTGCGAGTGCGCGAGAAACATTCATTACGATGCTAAGTCACCTGCCTGGGTTTCGACATATTCAAACCCAGCAGGCCACTCTTCAGGCACAACGCATGCCTTTGCTCGAGATTTTTATCAGCCAATTTTTGCAAAGCGTCAGCCAATTGCTTAAACAAGGTTTACGCTCCGACTATGTGAGCGAGCAAGGTAATCTGGCTTTTATGAAGGGCAAGCTGATGCTCTCTGCACAGCTACGACATAACGCGGTAAATCGCCATAAGTTTTGTGTCGATTATGATGAGTATATGCCTGATTGTGCTGCCAATCGGCTCTTACACTCCACACTGGATAAGTTACTTAGTCTGAAGCTGTCATCAGAGAATCAACGCTGGCTTTACGAACTACGCTTTGCTTTTGACGGTATTCAACTTAGTAGGGATGTTGAGAGCGATATGAACAGCTTACGCATTGAGCGTGGTATGACTCATTACAGCGAGCCAATGGCTTGGGCGCAGTTGATCCTGAGAGGAATGAGCCCAAGTGCATTACAAGGAAACACCAAAGCGATATCACTTTTGTTTCCTATGGAAGCGGTATTTGAATCCTTTGTGGCACAGACCCTACCCTACGAATTACCTTCTCACCTAAAAGTTTTTCCTCAAGCAGCAACTTATTCTTTGGTAAAGCATGGACTTAAAGATTGCTTTAAGCTTCGCCCAGACTTGCTGATTCAATCTCGGCAACCGATTCAAACCAAAATGGTGATGGACACGAAATGGAAGCTGGTGAACAGTAACGAGCAAAAAAAATCACTATATGGACTTGCGCAATCCGACTTTTATCAAATGTTTGCCTACGGCCAAACATATCTTGATGGGAGCGGCGAAATGTATCTGATTTACCCTGCGCATGATGACTTTAGCCAACCGATACCGCAGCACTTTGCTTTCTCGGACACTTTAAAATTATGGGTTGCGCCATACCGGATTACAGCAAAGCGTGGGGAGAAGATGATGTGGGCGAGTGATGTGTTCAGTATATCGCTTAGGAGCTAA
- a CDS encoding McrB family protein codes for MDLVENVEAGKLTIIELIKTLVKDKEYASSNWNQRYREFTAQLQQISTFTDPETDNLVKRLWYERDNGIASIRQGVPSLAEYQQSLPLLRELTERVRQQPNEATYQYVGNALQQAKETGQLKRMYRSLRNRVFAAFSPEKYTSTVDENAFNKAAEFLNQHFHLGLVLTGNWLQKNYELKQAIHAQSPNTDPYYVNMAIWHIYELLRKRDNEQKQEKVASSEPIENKTIPHSPTNVIFFGPPGTGKTFTLQQKMKEYTSHAVPADRDAWLDSRLESLNWMQVITLVLLDLGKRAKVRQIIEHMWFQRKALLNGRNGNLSNTAWAALQSYTVPESLTVDYKNRREPAVFNKTDNSEWLIVDSQLEQVEDLVELYAELKRGPKSAEAIQRFAVVTFHQSYGYEEFIEGIRARSDESGNISYPIEPGIFIRLCQRANADPGHRYAIFIDEINRGNISKIFGELISLIEVDKRAGMSNAMSLQLSYSGDHFSVPANVDIIGAMNTADRSLALMDTALRRRFDFVEMMPDLSLLSGAKVKGIELESLLEKLNSRIEALYDREHTLGHAFFMPVKNALDAGDEEAAFKQLKIAFQKKIIPLLQEYFFDDWNKIRLVLADNQKQDDSLQFVIEKTDDLDTLFGNNHGLRHHDQQSTAYELEAFDQEVWNMPQAYRSIYQPQQTTPDEQAVNHG; via the coding sequence GTGGATCTCGTAGAGAATGTAGAAGCTGGCAAGCTGACCATCATTGAATTGATTAAGACCCTCGTTAAAGATAAAGAATACGCTTCTTCCAATTGGAATCAGCGTTACCGTGAATTTACAGCACAGTTACAGCAAATCTCAACCTTTACAGACCCTGAAACAGATAATTTAGTTAAACGACTGTGGTACGAACGTGACAACGGTATTGCCAGTATTCGTCAGGGCGTTCCATCATTAGCAGAATATCAGCAAAGCCTCCCATTGCTTAGAGAACTCACCGAACGTGTTCGTCAACAACCGAATGAAGCTACCTACCAATACGTAGGCAATGCGCTGCAGCAGGCCAAAGAAACCGGACAGCTTAAGCGCATGTATCGAAGCTTAAGAAACCGTGTCTTTGCCGCATTTTCACCAGAGAAATACACCAGTACTGTGGATGAGAATGCTTTCAATAAAGCAGCAGAATTCCTAAATCAACACTTCCATCTCGGTTTGGTACTGACCGGAAATTGGTTACAGAAAAACTATGAATTGAAACAAGCCATACACGCCCAATCCCCTAACACAGATCCTTATTACGTGAATATGGCTATCTGGCATATCTATGAATTGCTCCGTAAGCGCGATAATGAACAGAAGCAAGAGAAAGTAGCCAGCAGTGAGCCCATCGAGAACAAGACTATTCCACATTCACCAACTAACGTGATCTTCTTTGGCCCCCCAGGCACTGGCAAGACCTTCACGTTGCAGCAAAAAATGAAAGAGTACACTTCTCATGCAGTTCCTGCTGATCGTGATGCCTGGCTGGATTCTCGCCTTGAATCGTTGAACTGGATGCAGGTTATAACGCTGGTGCTGCTCGATCTTGGGAAACGAGCCAAAGTTCGGCAAATTATTGAACATATGTGGTTTCAACGTAAGGCATTATTAAACGGTCGTAATGGCAACCTATCGAATACTGCCTGGGCAGCTTTGCAATCCTATACAGTTCCCGAGTCGTTAACCGTTGATTATAAGAATCGGCGTGAGCCTGCCGTATTTAACAAAACAGATAACAGCGAATGGTTGATAGTTGATTCACAGCTCGAGCAAGTGGAGGATTTGGTAGAGCTCTACGCCGAACTTAAACGTGGTCCAAAATCTGCCGAAGCCATACAGCGTTTTGCAGTGGTTACGTTCCACCAATCTTACGGCTATGAAGAATTTATTGAAGGTATACGCGCTCGCTCTGACGAAAGTGGCAATATCTCTTATCCCATTGAGCCGGGAATCTTTATACGCCTATGTCAGCGTGCCAACGCCGATCCAGGACATCGCTACGCCATTTTCATTGATGAGATCAATCGCGGCAACATCTCCAAGATCTTTGGGGAACTGATCTCACTCATTGAAGTAGACAAGCGTGCGGGTATGTCTAATGCAATGAGCCTGCAACTGTCTTATAGCGGTGATCACTTCAGCGTCCCCGCCAATGTCGACATCATCGGAGCCATGAATACAGCGGACCGTTCTTTAGCTCTGATGGACACGGCTTTGCGCCGTCGCTTTGACTTTGTCGAAATGATGCCAGATCTCTCTTTACTGAGTGGAGCTAAGGTGAAAGGCATAGAGCTCGAGTCGTTGTTAGAGAAACTCAACAGCCGCATCGAAGCACTTTACGATCGCGAACATACACTGGGGCATGCGTTCTTTATGCCGGTAAAAAATGCACTCGATGCCGGTGATGAAGAAGCTGCGTTTAAACAATTGAAGATCGCATTCCAGAAAAAGATCATTCCGCTTTTACAGGAATACTTTTTCGATGACTGGAACAAGATCAGGTTGGTGCTGGCAGACAACCAAAAGCAAGACGACAGCCTGCAATTCGTAATTGAGAAAACCGACGATCTCGATACGCTTTTTGGTAACAACCATGGTTTACGACACCATGATCAGCAATCGACAGCTTACGAGCTCGAAGCATTTGATCAAGAGGTCTGGAATATGCCACAGGCTTATCGTTCAATTTATCAGCCACAGCAGACCACTCCTGATGAGCAGGCCGTAAACCATGGGTGA
- a CDS encoding phosphorothioated DNA-binding restriction endonuclease, translating to MASSKTLEQAITDITIWRKGDQRAPHKPLLLLYVLANYQQGHARLFNYGTEICDQLHSLLERFGPQRAQYRPDMPFWRLKGDGFWELQNDEFCSTTGSSKQPPAGELVKHNVAGGFDEQHFALLSKNKNLIGSLAQQILEAHFPESIQEEIADEMGFDIRQIRKVRDPQFRQQVLRAYNYQCAICGFNMRHDHTSVALEAAHIKWKQNGGPCEVPNGLALCAIHHKAFDKGSIGLDKDMRVLVSPAVNGTGIVRSLFWDFKGKQIALPFEKEDHPQEVFVEWHRQEVFKMNV from the coding sequence ATGGCTTCCAGCAAAACTCTCGAACAAGCAATTACCGATATCACCATCTGGCGCAAAGGCGATCAGCGTGCTCCGCATAAACCATTATTGCTCCTTTATGTGCTGGCGAATTATCAGCAGGGACACGCTCGCCTGTTCAATTACGGTACGGAAATCTGCGATCAGCTACATAGCCTGCTGGAACGTTTTGGCCCACAGCGTGCGCAATATCGCCCCGACATGCCTTTCTGGCGGCTTAAAGGTGATGGATTCTGGGAGCTACAGAATGATGAGTTTTGCTCAACGACGGGTAGCAGCAAGCAACCACCCGCTGGAGAACTGGTAAAGCACAACGTCGCGGGTGGGTTTGATGAGCAACACTTTGCCCTGCTGAGTAAAAACAAAAACCTTATCGGTTCGCTGGCGCAGCAGATTCTGGAAGCCCACTTTCCAGAAAGCATCCAGGAAGAGATTGCTGACGAGATGGGGTTTGATATCAGGCAGATCCGCAAGGTTCGCGATCCGCAGTTCCGTCAGCAGGTGTTACGTGCTTATAACTACCAATGCGCGATCTGTGGATTCAATATGCGACACGATCATACTTCTGTTGCGCTTGAAGCTGCGCATATCAAATGGAAGCAGAACGGCGGGCCGTGCGAAGTCCCTAACGGTCTGGCGCTATGTGCGATACACCATAAGGCATTTGATAAAGGGTCTATTGGGTTGGATAAGGATATGCGGGTGTTGGTTTCACCAGCGGTTAATGGAACGGGGATTGTTCGGAGTTTGTTTTGGGATTTTAAAGGGAAGCAGATAGCGTTGCCATTTGAGAAAGAGGATCATCCCCAGGAGGTGTTTGTAGAGTGGCATCGGCAAGAGGTATTTAAAATGAATGTCTGA
- a CDS encoding DnaJ-like cysteine-rich domain-containing protein, with amino-acid sequence MKDAWLETCSTTIQNFVERSTRLQPDKLDLELVENIDFDYQINLSLHFRVETTDHTQVGRVTAGNGTRVFTSTFQYAEALQEESSAVLSRQATLREAQALVLSHPYGALQKEQEIYSHPTRLCLTENCANCHGRGQVNCSWCYGSGRVSCTTCGGSGQVLEQRSHFDHYTNQYRTESHYRMCSTCTGGKVHCNHCSGSGNQRCSPCEGTGETTRVTRLASIAVPRYQLIYHREDVPTFIKDGLYKAGIPELAGYGAVELADSSIDEGLRNVNFIYNASVPFARFKSQLRQAQVAEQPVNWIVYGRRPQILDAGHVVELMLKNDLNELVHRTTRGSLLNPLVAAFSRKTVATFMESEAHQEMLDANRKGKSGEMLREAMNRGVTTTYIDEALTSLNAITRAVQNWSVVKWAIFSAVIIYLFMPLYTAYGNIWFNDMASGRVYLTPFLRWDNQHNLLASLEILALYCGLFIAIAAVVIPFLGYVWRRGWVRWRMGQHLASWAVNKKILRSGWFMSFVLTCLLTACLLLFFPIWVTNEGALFGLYPLTDLILWVVQFIQ; translated from the coding sequence ATGAAAGACGCGTGGCTGGAAACGTGCTCGACCACCATCCAAAACTTCGTGGAACGCTCTACGAGGCTACAGCCAGATAAACTTGACCTGGAATTAGTCGAAAATATTGATTTCGACTACCAGATTAACTTAAGTCTGCATTTTCGTGTTGAGACGACAGATCACACTCAGGTGGGGAGAGTCACCGCCGGGAACGGCACCCGCGTTTTTACCAGTACTTTCCAGTACGCCGAGGCGCTCCAGGAGGAGTCCAGCGCGGTTTTATCCCGCCAGGCCACGCTTCGTGAAGCACAGGCCCTGGTGCTTTCCCACCCTTACGGTGCGCTTCAGAAAGAGCAAGAAATCTACTCACATCCCACGCGCCTCTGTTTAACTGAAAACTGCGCTAATTGTCATGGACGCGGACAGGTCAACTGCTCCTGGTGCTATGGTTCTGGTCGCGTGAGCTGCACCACCTGTGGCGGAAGCGGGCAGGTCCTGGAACAGCGTAGCCATTTCGATCACTACACCAATCAGTATCGCACAGAGAGCCATTACCGGATGTGCTCGACCTGCACCGGGGGTAAAGTGCATTGCAACCACTGTAGCGGTTCAGGCAACCAGCGCTGTTCTCCCTGCGAGGGAACAGGCGAAACAACCCGCGTTACCCGGCTGGCCAGTATTGCCGTGCCTCGATACCAGCTGATCTATCATCGTGAAGATGTCCCGACGTTCATTAAGGATGGCCTCTACAAAGCGGGCATCCCGGAACTGGCGGGTTATGGCGCCGTTGAGCTGGCAGATTCCAGTATTGACGAGGGACTGCGGAACGTTAACTTCATCTACAATGCCAGCGTGCCCTTTGCCAGATTTAAGAGCCAGCTGCGCCAGGCTCAGGTGGCGGAACAGCCTGTTAACTGGATTGTTTACGGTCGACGTCCGCAGATACTTGATGCCGGACACGTCGTTGAGTTGATGTTAAAAAACGATCTCAATGAGCTTGTCCATCGCACCACCAGAGGGAGCTTGCTCAACCCTCTTGTTGCGGCGTTCAGCCGTAAAACGGTGGCCACCTTTATGGAGTCAGAAGCCCATCAGGAGATGCTGGATGCGAACCGCAAGGGGAAATCCGGGGAGATGCTCCGCGAGGCGATGAATCGTGGGGTCACCACCACCTATATTGATGAAGCCCTGACCAGCCTGAACGCCATCACCCGGGCTGTGCAAAACTGGTCGGTGGTGAAGTGGGCCATCTTCAGCGCGGTCATTATCTATCTGTTTATGCCGCTCTACACCGCTTATGGCAACATCTGGTTCAACGACATGGCGTCCGGACGGGTCTACCTTACGCCGTTCCTGCGCTGGGATAATCAGCATAATTTACTCGCTTCTCTGGAGATACTGGCGCTTTACTGCGGCCTGTTTATCGCCATCGCTGCCGTTGTTATCCCTTTCCTGGGGTATGTATGGCGCAGGGGATGGGTTCGCTGGCGAATGGGCCAGCATCTGGCGAGCTGGGCGGTGAATAAGAAGATTTTACGCAGCGGCTGGTTTATGAGTTTTGTTCTGACGTGCCTGCTCACTGCTTGCCTGCTACTGTTTTTCCCGATCTGGGTGACGAATGAGGGGGCGTTATTCGGGCTATACCCGTTAACCGATCTCATCCTCTGGGTTGTGCAGTTTATTCAGTAA
- the symE gene encoding endoribonuclease SymE — protein MTDIDCIADSLQPEVFAADDRVFTVSYATRYGDYTRIPAFIMKGLWLNEAGFSTGTKVDVKVMKGCMILTSRQGEPEIEKLMREVSQLSAGKQKQVMDFVGVISGKAGKN, from the coding sequence ATGACTGATATCGATTGTATTGCAGATTCCCTGCAACCAGAAGTCTTTGCCGCTGACGACCGGGTGTTTACCGTAAGTTATGCGACGCGCTATGGGGATTACACCCGCATTCCCGCCTTCATCATGAAAGGCCTGTGGCTAAACGAAGCCGGGTTCAGCACCGGAACGAAGGTGGATGTGAAGGTGATGAAGGGCTGCATGATACTGACGTCCCGGCAGGGAGAGCCGGAGATTGAAAAGCTGATGCGTGAGGTGAGCCAACTGTCGGCAGGTAAGCAGAAGCAGGTGATGGATTTTGTTGGGGTGATATCGGGGAAGGCCGGGAAAAACTGA
- a CDS encoding polymorphic toxin type 44 domain-containing protein: MRYPTLAASPQPPFDVSSFAPPGISIINNMMLARFHRGPSALTYAWFYQQVRARGPWDYKNRCGRQYANFGNFHYGAVGQAAGIKEEILLRAAGWAQNRAGTSEPEFGNWYRSAPYGDDPDDQAWIKMGIDYAKRTGF, encoded by the coding sequence ATGAGATATCCTACATTGGCAGCATCGCCGCAGCCGCCGTTTGATGTATCGTCTTTTGCTCCCCCGGGAATAAGTATCATCAATAATATGATGTTGGCGCGGTTTCACAGGGGCCCATCAGCGTTAACCTATGCCTGGTTTTACCAACAGGTTAGAGCACGTGGTCCATGGGATTATAAGAATCGCTGTGGCAGGCAATATGCCAATTTCGGTAACTTCCACTATGGCGCAGTTGGTCAGGCTGCAGGCATTAAGGAAGAAATATTATTAAGGGCAGCTGGATGGGCCCAAAATCGTGCCGGGACAAGTGAACCCGAGTTCGGTAATTGGTATCGCTCCGCACCTTACGGAGACGATCCGGACGATCAGGCATGGATAAAGATGGGGATCGATTATGCAAAGCGGACGGGTTTTTAA
- a CDS encoding Hcp family type VI secretion system effector, whose translation MAIPAYLWLKDDGGAHIKGSVDVIDREGSIEINGFSHNLSLLTDGMTGNITGTRKHSAVIIQKDFDSSSPYLYKAVATGQTLKSAEFKWYHINYSGLEEEYFNIFLEGVKVVGVSPVMHDTKDPTKEKHNHLECVELRYEKITWKHCDGNIMFTDSWNERVQA comes from the coding sequence ATGGCTATTCCAGCGTATCTATGGCTTAAAGACGATGGCGGTGCACACATAAAGGGATCTGTAGATGTTATAGATCGTGAAGGCAGTATTGAGATTAATGGATTTTCACATAATCTCAGTCTTCTTACAGATGGCATGACAGGCAATATAACCGGCACCCGAAAACACTCTGCTGTGATTATTCAAAAAGATTTTGACTCCTCTTCTCCCTACCTCTACAAAGCAGTCGCTACAGGCCAGACGCTCAAATCAGCCGAATTTAAGTGGTACCACATCAATTACTCTGGTTTAGAAGAGGAATATTTCAATATATTTCTTGAAGGTGTGAAAGTTGTTGGCGTTTCCCCTGTAATGCACGACACCAAAGATCCGACTAAAGAGAAACATAACCATCTTGAATGTGTAGAGCTTCGCTATGAAAAAATTACCTGGAAGCACTGCGACGGAAACATTATGTTCACCGATAGCTGGAACGAGAGAGTGCAGGCATGA